A single window of Anopheles moucheti chromosome 2, idAnoMoucSN_F20_07, whole genome shotgun sequence DNA harbors:
- the LOC128297131 gene encoding phenoloxidase 2, translating to MVFDKKHLLLLLDRPREPVFMGKGRVVFDVPDNYLTDRYRPIGPEIQNRFGENAEERVTVRSIALPDLRIPMSLGRQEQFSLFIPRHRKIAARLIDIFMGMRNVEDLQSCAVFARDRINPYLFNYALSVALLHRKDTHDLDLPTIIEVFPDKYVDSKVFSQIREEATVVPEGMRMPIVIPKDYTASDLDEEHRLWYFREDIGVNLHHWHWHLVYPFDASNRAIVDKDRRGELFYYMHQQLVARYNFERFSNRLQRVKRLNNLREPISEGYFPKLDSLVASRAWPGRVDSSVLKDLNREADQIKQDVADLERWIDRIYEAIHQGFVVDESGNRIPLDEQKGIDHLGNIIESSTLSPNRQLYGDMHNMGHVFISYAHDPDHRHLESFGVMGDVATAMRDPVFYRWHSYIDDIFQEHKNKLTPYTRSQLTFDGISITDILVHPEDGQPNTFQTFWQQSDVDLSRGMDFVPRGNVFARFTHLQHSPFVTTIMIENDSDAQRMAFVRVFLAPKNDERGTPMVFRDQRLFMVELDKFLVALRPGSNRIRRRSKESTVTIPFERTFRNLDQNRPEPDTPQEAEFNFCGCGWPAHMLIPKGLPEGLPADLFIMVSNYEEDRVVQDLVGTCNDAASYCGVRDRLYPDRKAMGYPFDRAARSGVDSLANFLTPNMAVQSITVVHNDRTVNRTS from the exons ATGGTGTTCGATAAGAagcatttgctgttgctgctggacCGACCCCGGGAACCGGTGTTCATGGGCAAGGGCCGGGTAGTGTTCGATGTACCGGACAACTATCTTACCGACCGGTACCGACCGATCGGGCCCGAAATTCAAAATCGGTTCGGCGAGAATGCGGAAGAACGGGTAACGGTGCGCAGCATCGCCCTGCCCGATCTTCGCATACCCATGTCGCTCGGACGGCAGGAACAGTTTTCGCTCTTTATTCCACGCCATCGAAAAATAGCCGCACGCTTGATTGACATCTTCATGG GTATGCGAAACGTGGAGGATCTACAAAGTTGCGCAGTATTCGCGCGCGATCGTATCAATCCGTACCTGTTCAACTATGCGCTATCGGTAGCGTTGCTACATCGGAAGGACACTCACGATCTCGATCTGCCAACCATCATTGAGGTGTTTCCGGACAAGTACGTCGACTCGAAGGTGTTTTCACAGATCCGCGAGGAGGCAACGGTTGTGCCGGAGGGCATGCGGATGCCGATCGTTATCCCAAAGGACTACACAGCCTCCGATCTGGACGAGGAACACCGGCTGTGGTATTTCCGCGAGGATATAGGCGTCAATCTGCACCACTGGCACTGGCATCTGGTGTATCCGTTCGATGCTTCGAACCGTGCGATCGTGGACAAGGACCGTCGGGGTGAGCTGTTTTACTACATGCACCAGCAGCTGGTGGCACGGTACAACTTCGAGCGGTTCAGCAATCGGTTGCAGCGCGTCAAGCGGCTGAACAATTTGCGGGAACCGATCAGTGAAGGTTATTTTCCAAAGCTGGACTCGCTCGTTGCAAGCCGGGCATGGCCGGGACGTGTTGATTCGAGCGTGCTGAAGGACCTGAACCGTGAAGCCGACCAGATCAAGCAGGATGTGGCCGACCTGGAGCGCTGGATTGATCGTATCTACGAAGCGATTCATCAGGGATTCGTAGTCGAT GAATCCGGTAACCGTATTCCACTGGACGAGCAGAAAGGGATTGATCATCTCGGTAATATCATCGAGTCGTCCACCCTGTCGCCGAACAGGCAGCTGTACGGCGATATGCACAACATGGGGCACGTCTTCATCTCGTACGCTCACGACCCGGACCATCGGCATCTCGAGTCGTTTGGCGTGATGGGCGATGTGGCGACGGCGATGCGTGATCCGGTGTTTTACCGCTGGCACTCGTACATCGACGACATCTTCCAGGAGCACAAGAACAAGCTAACACCGTACACCCGGTCGCAGCTCACCTTCGACGGCATTTCCATCACCGACATCTTGGTGCATCCGGAGGACGGTCAACCGAACACGTTCCAGACGTTCTGGCAGCAGTCCGATGTGGATCTGTCGCGCGGCATGGACTTCGTGCCGAGAGGCAACGTCTTCGCTAG GTTCACCCATCTGCAGCACTCTCCGTTCGTGACGACCATCATGATCGAGAATGATTCGGACGCCCAGCGCATGGCTTTTGTGCGCGTTTTCTTGGCACCGAAAAACGACGAACGTGGCACACCGATGGTTTTCCGCGACCAGCGTCTGTTTATGGTGGAGCTGGACAAATTTCTGGTTGCGT TGCGACCCGGTTCGAATCGCATTCGGCGACGGTCGAAGGAGTCCACCGTTACCATTCCGTTTGAGCGCACGTTCCGCAACCTGGACCAAAACCGACCCGAACCCGATACGCCCCAGGAGGCTGAGTTTAACTTTTGTGGCTGTGGATGGCCGGCGCACATGCTCATACCGAAGGGTCTGCCCGAAGGACTGCCGGCAGATTTGTTCATCATGGTGTCGAACTATGAGGAGGACCGTGTGGTGCAGGATCTGGTCGGGACGTGTAATGATGCGGCGTCGTACTGTGGTGTACGCGATCGGCTGTATCCGGATCGGAAGGCGATGGGCTATCCATTCGACAGGGCTGCCCGTAGCGGAGTGGACAGTTTGGCGAACTTCCTGACGCCCAACATGGCCGTACAGTCGATCACGGTTGTGCATAACGATCGTACCGTAAACAGGACCAGTTAA